One segment of Mycolicibacterium sp. YH-1 DNA contains the following:
- a CDS encoding APC family permease — protein sequence MSVEETSSGSTPLGEGTSHTLKRGAVGLAGVVFMVVAFSAPISAMTANLPVAVGFGNGAGAPAGFIIATVVLTIFSVGFVALARHITAAGAFYTFVSRGWSRIPGLAAGVMSMFVYVIMEAGVIGVFSAFAQQAASTYLDVNGPWWVYGFVAIVAIALLSHKDVSLAAKVLGVALVCEIAILTITAVGGLVRGPGIAWSSLLPTAAFDTNGVTNGAVGLGLLMAFWSWVGFEATAIYGEESKDPKRIVPRATLIAVIGIGVFYTFIAWAVISANGSQQSIDLASGADPFELLYTPAREYVGPWAVTVFKLLVLGGTFACALAIHNAASRYLFAFGRDRLLWPRLGLAHPRHGSPWIASLVQSAITVLLVVVAILTNSDPYLTLFTLVAITATLCLLVVQVLCSISVITYFHVKRQHPETAGVWRTLVCPIVGGLGMVFVIYLMISNMAAAAGSAAESPLFKAIPWIVVTLLFGSMAVAYYLRRVKPDVYNRIGRTVFDEEPVDQPAETSYDNDVPGARKLIRD from the coding sequence GTGAGCGTTGAGGAAACAAGCTCGGGTTCAACGCCCTTGGGAGAGGGAACCTCTCATACGCTGAAGCGAGGAGCCGTCGGCCTGGCCGGCGTGGTGTTCATGGTGGTGGCGTTCTCGGCGCCCATCTCGGCTATGACGGCCAATCTCCCAGTTGCCGTTGGCTTTGGGAATGGCGCGGGGGCTCCTGCGGGTTTCATCATCGCCACCGTGGTGCTAACGATCTTCAGCGTGGGGTTCGTGGCGCTTGCGCGTCACATCACGGCCGCCGGTGCCTTTTACACCTTCGTCTCACGGGGATGGTCCCGCATTCCTGGCCTTGCGGCCGGCGTCATGTCGATGTTCGTCTACGTGATCATGGAAGCGGGCGTCATCGGCGTGTTCTCTGCGTTTGCTCAGCAGGCAGCGTCAACCTACCTGGACGTCAACGGACCCTGGTGGGTATACGGTTTCGTCGCAATCGTCGCCATCGCGCTTCTTTCGCACAAGGATGTGTCGCTGGCCGCCAAGGTGCTTGGTGTGGCGTTGGTGTGCGAGATCGCGATCCTCACGATCACGGCCGTCGGTGGGCTCGTACGGGGGCCCGGGATCGCCTGGAGTTCCCTGCTGCCCACTGCTGCGTTCGACACCAACGGCGTGACGAACGGCGCCGTCGGCTTGGGCTTGCTCATGGCCTTTTGGTCTTGGGTCGGGTTCGAGGCCACTGCGATATACGGCGAGGAGTCGAAGGATCCCAAGCGCATCGTTCCGAGGGCCACCCTTATTGCGGTCATCGGCATCGGGGTGTTCTACACCTTCATCGCGTGGGCGGTCATCAGCGCCAATGGGTCCCAGCAGTCCATCGACCTGGCATCAGGGGCTGACCCCTTCGAATTGCTGTACACCCCGGCGCGTGAATACGTCGGGCCCTGGGCGGTGACGGTATTCAAGCTGTTGGTACTCGGTGGAACATTCGCGTGCGCACTGGCCATCCACAATGCTGCGAGCCGTTATCTGTTCGCGTTCGGCCGTGATCGGCTGCTGTGGCCTCGACTCGGACTCGCGCATCCGCGTCATGGGTCGCCGTGGATCGCGTCCCTCGTACAGTCGGCCATCACCGTCCTGCTCGTGGTCGTCGCCATTCTGACGAACTCCGATCCCTACCTGACCCTGTTCACCCTGGTGGCGATCACCGCGACGCTGTGCTTGCTGGTCGTGCAGGTGTTGTGCTCGATCTCGGTCATCACGTACTTCCACGTCAAACGGCAGCATCCGGAGACCGCCGGAGTGTGGCGAACGCTGGTGTGTCCGATCGTCGGTGGACTGGGCATGGTCTTCGTGATCTATCTGATGATCTCGAACATGGCCGCAGCGGCTGGCAGCGCGGCCGAGTCTCCGCTCTTCAAGGCGATTCCGTGGATCGTCGTGACTCTGCTGTTCGGGTCCATGGCGGTGGCGTACTACCTGCGCAGGGTCAAGCCGGATGTCTACAACCGGATCGGCAGGACGGTCTTCGATGAAGAGCCAGTCGACCAACCCGCGGAGACTTCATACGACAACGACGTACCCGGAGCCCGCAAACTGATCCGAGATTAG
- a CDS encoding FadR/GntR family transcriptional regulator encodes MTSSAGIELSRVRQVPAHELVVEQIRRALELGRFKSGDKLPSERELSEMLDVSRTTVRAAVTMLEREGLVSVKRGRNGGVTVATHPHAGAATRRAMRENRALLGNAFDYRVIVESGAARLAAERRRAGDVAQLRKLLSAMDAHIARAQEGDPSPHLVTEWQSLDSAFHLKIAEACRNDYLFDAVANARRTMWFPVGAIFHHIEPNANDYHDAIVDAIENRDEELAAGTMTEHINTTRHTLESWLRQR; translated from the coding sequence ATGACTAGTTCTGCTGGCATAGAACTCAGCCGGGTACGGCAGGTCCCCGCTCACGAACTGGTCGTCGAGCAGATCCGTCGCGCCTTGGAGCTGGGCCGATTCAAGTCAGGCGACAAGCTGCCCTCGGAGCGCGAGTTGTCCGAGATGCTCGACGTTTCAAGAACCACCGTTCGCGCGGCGGTGACGATGCTGGAGCGAGAGGGTCTGGTCTCGGTGAAACGAGGTCGCAACGGCGGCGTCACCGTCGCCACCCACCCGCACGCCGGCGCCGCCACACGGCGGGCAATGCGCGAGAACCGCGCTTTGTTGGGCAACGCCTTCGACTACCGCGTGATCGTGGAGTCGGGTGCCGCACGCCTGGCCGCTGAGCGCCGACGCGCCGGGGACGTCGCTCAACTTCGCAAGCTGTTGTCAGCCATGGACGCCCACATCGCGCGGGCACAAGAGGGAGACCCGTCGCCGCACCTCGTCACCGAGTGGCAATCATTGGATTCAGCGTTTCACCTCAAGATCGCAGAGGCGTGTCGCAACGATTATCTGTTCGATGCCGTGGCGAACGCCCGCCGTACGATGTGGTTCCCCGTCGGAGCGATCTTTCATCACATTGAGCCCAACGCGAACGACTACCACGATGCCATCGTCGATGCCATCGAGAATCGCGACGAGGAACTCGCAGCGGGGACGATGACCGAACACATAAATACAACCCGCCACACGCTCGAGTCTTGGCTGCGCCAGCGATAG
- a CDS encoding gamma-glutamyl-gamma-aminobutyrate hydrolase family protein, with translation MTDSRQPAVAVTLDFEVFERYHHWREMLGGIVTSGASPLTIDCRHPRTDLEHLIGMVDGLILLGGSDVNPELYGGDGADPLVNAAPRALDDNEMAALHIALRRGIPVLAVCRGAQLTNVALDGTLFADLVRDRPSHVVHRTKEEDLDGAAHNVDIHPDTLLATWLGGAGRIPVNSYHHQGFATLAPSVRAAATAEDGLVEAFEIAAANLVALQWHPEILWPSDVHSANLMRSFVECCADRSRLNTARS, from the coding sequence GTGACAGATTCTCGGCAGCCCGCAGTCGCCGTCACCTTGGACTTCGAGGTGTTCGAGCGGTACCACCATTGGCGGGAGATGCTCGGCGGAATCGTCACCTCAGGTGCGTCTCCGTTAACCATCGACTGCCGCCACCCTCGAACGGATCTCGAGCACCTCATTGGCATGGTCGACGGCTTGATTCTGCTCGGCGGTTCTGACGTCAATCCCGAGCTGTACGGGGGCGACGGCGCAGATCCACTGGTCAATGCAGCTCCGCGCGCATTGGACGACAACGAGATGGCCGCCCTGCACATCGCTCTGCGCCGAGGCATACCGGTACTTGCGGTCTGCCGCGGCGCGCAGCTCACCAATGTCGCGTTGGATGGAACGCTGTTTGCAGATCTCGTGCGCGATCGCCCCAGCCACGTCGTCCATCGCACCAAGGAAGAGGATCTCGACGGAGCGGCCCACAACGTGGATATCCATCCGGACACGCTCTTGGCCACATGGCTAGGTGGCGCGGGGCGAATTCCGGTCAACAGCTACCACCACCAAGGCTTCGCCACCCTGGCGCCAAGCGTGCGCGCTGCGGCGACTGCCGAGGACGGACTAGTCGAAGCATTCGAGATCGCCGCGGCGAATCTCGTTGCCCTCCAGTGGCACCCCGAGATCCTGTGGCCGAGCGATGTCCACTCCGCGAACCTCATGCGCAGCTTCGTCGAATGTTGCGCCGATCGATCTCGCCTCAACACCGCACGCTCCTGA